The genomic stretch AAGTAGATTTCAAAATTCATATATAATAACTAAATTAAGCAAGAAAAACACATAAATCAGACCACTAATTCACTGAGTAAACAAAAGCTAGTCAAATTACATGGTCAAATCCAATATATTAATCAGGCCAACACATTCATTGTATACTACTTCCACTAAAATTGACCACATACTACAAAAAGCCACAAACTTTTTTTAAACCTTAATTTGACTGTTAAACCATCTAAATATGTACTAAAGTTAACCCATGTGAGCATCTATACCCGAAAATGTTAAATCCACACAAATACccacaaatataaaaataaaataataagttgcTTAATATTCTACAAATACAAGAACAGCTCTATGTCCTTACCTCTAAACTATTCTTCACAATTAGATGCAAACCTAGTCTACTTCTCAATGACATTCATGAGATTTTGCCAACAATGCACCAATTGATTAGATCCTCGATTTCGTAGGGTTTTTGCTCTTCTAATTCTATAGACGAGAAAGAAAGGAAGTCAATTGTTCAATCTCTCTCCTGGTTGACATTATCAAAGAGGATATTTTGGGTATTTCACCGACTGCCGATAACTTGTTGGTTTTACAGTCAACTCCACTTTAGTTGGAAGTATAAGGTGGTTCTATGGGTGTTTCTAAACTATAGGGAGTGATATATCTTTTGATGAAGTCAAAAGGGGGTTTCGTATATTTTACCCGAGGTATATTACATGATCATTTTACATATTACTTGTTATTCATTTAGAATAATTTAAATCAAGAGTTTTATTCACATTTACCATATTTTAGAGTTTTCGATAAATTAAACTTGGATAAAAactgtgatcacttggtgagaaaatcaaatttaacaCAAAACTTGGTGAGGATTAGGGTTTGTGTGAAGTCAAGTATCATGTTTAATTTGAATTAACTTTGCACAACTTTACTCGAGTTTTCGCTAAGTTGTTTAAGGTATAATATTGAACTAAGAGGGAGGTTTTATACTTTTATTCCAAGAAACATGAAGGACCCTTCCCAAAGGCACAGAAAAaagattaaggaaaaaaaaaagaaaatacaataaaaaatcCCTAACAATTGGCTCAAGAAACCCCAGATAAACTCCTTTTTCTATTTCCTTCCCCCagaattattttttcttttaattttattcctttctttttacgGAAGAAAAGACATATATAAGTTAGGCGCGGAGAGAGGGTTTTGCATAGTAGTTTTCCCCAAAACAAGAAGCAACTCCAGCTCTCTTCTGTATTCGGCATCGTTTTTTGTCCGCAACATTCAGCTATGGCGGCACTCCAGTATCTGGAGACCCTCAGGAATGTCCATCCCGAGCTCTCCGAGTGGTACGACTCCCTCGCAGATCTGTACCAGCGCAAGCTCTGGCATCAGCTCACTCAGAAGCTCGAGCAATTCGTGGCTCTTTCCGTGTTTCAGGTGGGTTCCGCCTTAATTTTGTTGAATTGTGGACAGGCATACTGATTGACATTTGTTTTGGCTTTGTTTGATTTGATTGGAATTTTTTTCTGATTGAATGTTGGTTTGATGCATTCGAATGGGGTGGGATTTGGGGAATTTGGGGGTTTTGGGTGTTTGACTTGGTGGGTTTCGTTAGTTAGGGTTGGGGATTTAAGAAAATGGTTTTCTCGGGGAGGGTTGAATGGTAGGGTTTAAGAAGAAATTGGGTTTATGGGATTTTTAAGGGAAGTCGTTATCCTTTGTGCCATGCGTATGCGCTGTGATTCAGTAGATGGGGAGTTTTAGCATTAATTTTGATTTGGGTATGTacaaaatggaaaatttttggTAGAATGAAGATGGAGTACAATTGCTTTGTGTACAAACAATTGGAAAAGATTTGGGCGCTAGTAGAGAGAAGAAAGTGCAGGTTTCGGAGCAAGGTATTAGCTTATTTGGCTGGGATTTGGAGTTGGCCAATTTCATCTAAATGGCCCTTTTCTCTGTCCATAGAGTGTATAAAATGGGTTGGTGTATTGTGTGTTGATTGATTATAGGTTGGAAAAACTTCAGATGGGAATTAGGCATTTCTtatctggaaattttgaggtATTTCAGTTCTAGTGTTAACTTGTGAGATGGATGACGTGGGATTATTGATGAACAATAACCATGATTTTATGATTTGTCATCAACATAGTGGAATTCTCGTGACGCGTTTTGAACCCAAAAAGCAACAAAAACGTTCAAATTCCAAAGCGGCTTTTAAagactttcttaatttttggaAGGAACATATTTTGACCGTTCATTGAATTCCTGACGTGTAAAAATCCAACGTTCTTCCAgttttttggcttttttttgGGGGCCGGGGGCAGGGGGTTCTTGAATGTCCCTCTGTCACCGAGTTTCAGCCTGGAACAATTATGTCATTATTATCTTTCCTatcttgaaaataaataaaatatttggcACACCAGGTAGTATTCGATAGTAGCCCACCCCAGAAAAAATTAGTGGAAGCGTGCTTATAAAGTTCATTAGAGAAAATAGATATCTTAATCCACCACAATAAAGACCTTTGAGGATTTGTAAATCCTTACTATCTGATTTTTCTGTCTGTGTGAATGGAATGTACTTCATATAGATCTAATTTGTGGTGGGCTGGCATTTACAATAGCCCACCTCAACAAAAACCACATGATGGAATTTGTTTTTTCCTCCTTTAATTGTTACTTATCTCTTTTCTGAAACAGTGTGCTTCTAAATTTCGTTAGAGAAAATAATATCCTTCCCCACGACAAAAAAAGACCTTTCAGAATGGCTAAATGTTTATCAGCTCATTTTGTTGACTGTGTTTGGAAAGTATTTCATAGAGATTAATTTGCGGTGGGCTAGCATTTACACAATCACATATTGGAATCTTTTCTTGGTTGTCagtcatctttttctcaaataCTGTGCTTCTAATGTTTGTTAGAGAAAATAACGATGCCACCCCACcacaataaaaaattttcaggaTTAGCAAATGCGTGTCATCTcatatttcttgttttttgtgGTGGGCTAACATTTACACTAGCCCACCTCAACAAAAATCACATATTGgaatctttttttgttttttacttcTCTCTTTTGTCGTGCTTCTAAAGTTTGTTAGAGAAAATATAGACCCTATCCCACCACGTTAAAAAACTTTTAGATTTGGTCTATGCTTATTGCCTCATATGTCCAACTGTGTGTTTGGAGAGTATTTGATAGAGATATGCTTTGCAACTTATTGCTCGTTATTGACATCTAATACTTTTTTGTCCTGATTCTCTTATTTCCTATTTCAGGCTGGGGATACTTTGATACAGTTGTATCATAATTTCATTGCCGATTTTGAGACGAAAATTAATCTTCTCAAGCTTGCACATTTTGCCGTTATAGTTTCTAGGCAGTACTCAGAGAGAGAAGCAGCTATTAGCTATCTTGAAGGGGTGATTGAAAAGCTTCGTAACACCAGAGAGTTGCGTATAGAGGAACCCATCCTCTATATTAAGATGCAGAAGGCTTTATTAAAGCTTCAGCAAGGGGATCAAAAAGAGTGTAAAAAACTTTTGGATGAAGGAAAGAGTACGCTTGATAGCATGACTGACATCGATCCATCTGTGTATGCGAGCTATTATTGGGTTTCATCTCAATATTACAAAGCTCGCCAAGAGTTTGCCGAGTTTTACAAGAGTGCCCTCCTTTTTCTGGCTTATACGTCAGTGGAAACTTTATCTGATTCGTTTAAGCTTGTAAGTTGTCAACCTAATTTCTCTAAGTTTTTAGAGAATGCTCTCTTTGATTCCCTAATTAAATATGCTCttggtttttatttaattaaatatgcTCTTGGTCTTTTAGAGAATTCTCACTTTCACTTTTCTATGTGAATAATTTATGATATGCTCCCCGTTTCATTTTTGTTGTCCATAAATTCATTTTCAGGATCTCTCAGAAAATGGCTATTATCAGAAGTCAATGATCATTTTTTGTCAAATTCGGAAAAATACCACAAGGGAAAATGCATACTCTAAAGGAAACtttaaattttgcaaataatcgGTTCTTAAGCTGTTGATTCTGATGGTTCATAATTTCCTTTAAAGCTAGGAGATATAAagtagattttttttattaattagtaGACAAAAAGGTCAAACTAATCTTATAGCtgttgtttgtgatgattaGTAACAAGATGTTTAGAAGAGAATACATGAATGTTTACATAATCCTACTGCCACAGCTGCTTTGTCTATGGACTATTCCATCTGATGGGAGAAGGATAGTATGATTACTTTTTAGGCCTGTTACAGGTGTTGGTTTCATACTGGTTAGGGATATAAATCTGATGTAGCAAAGTGCTTTTACTTTGTGGGCTGACTGAGGGAAGTTGTGAAGCATTTATTCTTTTAAAGATATTTACTGttgtttattttaatttgtAAACTGTTGCTCCAGTTGAGGCAATGTTTCTATCTAGCCAAGAGAATAACTGATAAAAATCTTCATGTTTTAAACTTTCCTTATTTCAGTACTTTAAACAAATAAGTTGCTGTTATCCTTTTGATGGGTGCTTATTTTCTACTAGGATTTGGCTTTTGATCTATCCCTATCAGCATTGCTGggagaaaacatttacaatttTGGGGAGCTGCTTGCGCATCCAATTGTAAGTAACTACTGATTTGTTGGAttttgtacaagtgactttgtTTTTCCTGGATGAATATATTTCTAGCATCttatatttgatggatggaacttattttcttcattttttgtaCATTTTTATATTTCTCATGTTGGACTCCGAAATCACTCGTAATTCCTATTATGTGTTTGCTTTTTGAAAATGCAGAGGAATAAGTTTATGTGAGTTTCTTGTGAAACGAGTTGTTGGTTATACAGCACCCTTACGTTTTATGTTTTAGCTACCCAGTGTTGATAGTCATGTGATTGTAGTTCTTTTGTTTGTGATTGATAAGTCAGTTTCTGATTCTTTTCTATGTCTACACTATATAGATGTACTCGTGGTCTTGGCATAAAATGAGTAACGGATGTACTCGTGGTCTTGGCATAAAATGAGTAACGGAGCTTTCTGTCTGTTTTTTGTCAATACTTTAGGTGTCCATTTAGAAAGGGAGTCAGAGAATTTTCCTCTTATCTTTATTGGTCAATTAATGACAGTGGAAATAGTTCAAATTTTACTCTGCTATAGATACTTTAATGTTTCAACACAATGAGGGAAGTGGTGATTTGATATTGAAATTTGCTAAAGTTTGGATGCGCTAATTATTTGTGTTTGTTATTTTTACAGCATTATGTATAGTTAGATCTCAATTATTTTTTGGGGGTTTCTGTTGGAATTCTTTTGTTGTTCCGTATCTAAATCTGCTAAAAGTGCTTATGATCATGATCCATGCTTTCACAGTTTTGTTGTCTTTTTTTAAATGTTATAGTTGTTTAAAGTTAAGCAACCCAACACAAGATGGGCAAGTGAATGCTGCTTATTCTTTGCTCTTGTAAATTTAAGAGCACTTATGCCCTTACCGGGCTAATTCATCATTTCCCTTCTACAGATCAAAAGTCTTTTGGGTACTAAGGTTGAGTGGCTGTATTATATCCTTGAAGCATTCAACACTGGTGATTTGGTTCGTTATCAAGAATTATGCAACGTTCATAGAGCTGCTCTTAGTTCTCAACCAGCACTGGTGCAGAATGAGAAAAAACTCATGGAGAAGATTAACATTCTCTGCTTGATGGAAATAATCTTCAGGTATAACTGTTTGCTATATATCTAgcaaaaattctggaattgAGTTCACAGATCAACTAAACATTTGTCTTTGCCTGCAGTCGACCATCTGAAGACAGAACGATCCCCTTAAGTCTGATTGCTGAGCGCACAAAACTTTCTGTAGAAGATGTGGAGTTTCTCCTGATGAAGAGCCTCTCTGTAAGCTTATCCTTCTTGCTAAACTTAGTAGACCTGGAGTCTTGCTTTTCTTCCGTCAGTAGCACAGATGTTCATTGAATattgaaaattcattttatcTGCTGCATGTATTCTCCCTTCCCTGCCCTTCCCTTTTAAGTTTGTTGGACAAAGCATGGATAGCAGTAATTGATTTTGCTTTTTAGTTACATCGTCCTCTTCCAGTTTAAGTATTGGTTTTATCATAATTGTTTCAGTTATGAGGCTAAATTGTTTATATGCTTGCCATATGAAGGACTGAATTTGGGTTACTTGATCGCATAAGTTGATATCATATCTTTCCTCCATTCaattttcagatttcttttAAATGTAAACATCTGTTGGAGATGAAACTGTCGACTAAGGTTGTCTGAATTACACTTTTGGTTTCGCCACGGGCTGATACCAATTTTTATTGATATGGAATTAGTGATTGATTGGTTGTATGGTATTCTATTCCATGTCCCATTTATTGGATGCATAAGTTGGGAATACAGATGATCTCCATATGGTAGGAGTTGTATCTGCAGGAATATTTCACTTGCATGTGCATTTCAGATATGTTAATATTGTAGCTAGTTTCTTTCATGTTGTTGAGTTCTTTTTGTCCTCCCCTCTCGCATCTTTCTTACGCTACATATCTCACATGTATTTGTCTTGATGACTCTTTggaaatttaaattcaatgaaTTTCCAGTAAAATCCCTCCACCCCGGTCCTCGTCTCCTGGACGAAGAGggtttttttcatattttctagGGGGTGTGGGCATATGGTGTAGTTTTGGTTTAAAATGGTCATTCAACTTTTCCATGTATTTGAATCGCTTCTGCCTCTTGTTATATGTTATTTGTTTTTCTGAAGTTTTTCAAAAGAGTTTTGAAATGTTTTCAATATGATTTGTAGGTTCATTTAATTGAGGGAGTCATTGATCAAGTTGATGGACTAGTCCATGTTACCTGGGTGCAACCAAGAGTTCTAGGGATCCCTCAGATCAAATCTTTGCGGGACCGGCTGGATAATTGGGTGGGAAAAGTACATACTGCTTTGGTATCTGTTGAGGCAGAAACACCTGATTTAGTTGCTGCTTAAGTTTAGGTCCTGACCTCAATTTTCTGTAACATAGTGCCCTAAACAAGCTAATGTTCCAGCTGGGAAATGAAAGAAGATGGATTTTTTTAGTTGTCTGGGCCTGTTACCCCGCTTTACATGTTCAGTTTATCACATTTTGTTGGCAATGTATTGTTTTTCCCTCTGTATTTCTGTACCGTGGATTTCATATCATTCTAATGACATGACGGGGGCAAGATACATTGATGGATAATCTTAAGACCTGTTCTTTTATCCAAAAGTACTTTtccaaacatttttttttcacaatttcAGTCACGTATATTTGGCTTTGACTGgacaaaatgcattttctatTCTTAGCGTGTGCTGGTGGCTAAACGTTGTGGTACAAATCAAATCAACCAAGTGGTTTGGTTGATGCTAAGATGGTGGTGGCGGCAGCAACACAAAACCAGTGTGGTTGGTCGTTTTGTGGCTGCTGATGGCCAAGAAAGAGAGGAAGGTTTGATGGCAATGGAGGTGGCAGGAATTGAGGGCGGATCCtatgaaataaaagaaagaagcaGCCTTCGAAGagatttctcttttctttttttttggtgtgaATAATTGAGTGGACAATTGATTAAAAATGGCAAGATGCTGATAATAATTAAGCATGGCAATGGGATGGGGTCCCCGTCCCCCGTTCCGTTGCCTACAAATTCTTCTCGCCCCCCATCCCACTTCTCTCGTGGATGCCCTCACAAGGCTGATAAAATTTGTTACACAATTTTATTGTAATTAtattttagcaaataattaagtaataaaatatcaacacaacattaaattattattcattataattttacaattaaaacttataaaaataatcaaacaaaagttatttgaatacaatttaatataatgaaataaatacaattaaagaagttacgttttcacttttgacataaataaatttgtaattaattaaattaaatattatatataaatatatttatttatttatttaagtgGGTGGCGGGGCAGGGGGTGAGCAAGCGTACACTCCCCCGCCCCCCTGCCTCGTTTCTAAAAGGGGGCAGAAATCATTCCCCCTCCCTCTCCCCCCGTGGGATGCATCCCCGGCCCCATTAGCTCCCAGCTTCCCTTTCGTCCTATTTGATATTGTCACGGAACATTGAAAATTGATTAAAGAAATGCTTATTGAAAGACAAATACCTACCAAGAAAAACAATTTTTTGTTTCAGATCGTCTGAACAATAGAGAGAGTTAACTACTTGCATGATAGCAGAATTAAAATGAGTGCTAAATCGAGTTTATGTTTACCAAACCAGATCTTTCTTTCGTGTGGTTGCAAACGAGTTCATTACTTTGATTTACTGTCCTATTAATTATTTACTACTTTCAACTTTTAGAGCAAAACAAGAACGTTGAAAATCAGAAAGTAGAAAACATATCTACCCTTTCTTGTTTGGGCATAACTAATTTTTGTAGCTGCAAGTCCCGGAAATTAGACCAAAGAAAACATACTGCTTTTGACATTTTGTTCTATATTTTCAggttatttaaaaacaaaatcaaagaacAAAATACTAACAGCCACTCAATAAAAATAGATCCAGGCTATCAGGAAACTGACGAGAAATTTGGGAAGTGGCaagaatttattttttatatagtCACCAAAGACACACGACCAGCAGCCAAAGCCCAAAAGCAAGACAGAAAAGTGAAGACTGAAGAACACAAAAGCCAGCCAAAAGAAAACTAGGCTCAAAGCATAGGCCCCATTAACGATGGAGAATTCAATCATGTCACTCCTAACATTCCACAAAAACAACAGACCTTCCAGAGAAAAAACTTTTGCGTGTCTGAAGAACTCTTTAACTTTTGCATCAAAACTATTGCGTGTCTGAAGAACTCTTAACTTTTGCATCGAAACCATAACACCAGCATCCTGTCCCATCCCTTCCCTATATGCTTGAAGTACATTGCGAGCCAGATGATACACATCAACCAGACTGCCTGGTGTCACATTACCTCCAGCAAGTTGCAGGAACCATGACGGCCAGAAAACAGTAAGACCATTCCAAACCCATTTAGCAAGAGATCCACAAGCAACAGCAAGAAAGAGGAAACATTGCCCCACTCGCTCACAAAGTTCAAAAATGAAGAACTAGAGTGGCCAGCCGTCATGCCTGCAAATGCCAGGAAGCACTCCAAAAAGCCTGCATATTTTGCATCACACACACATATTACTCCATGACAGCCAAAATGCTTATATACACAGTTAAACACAATATAGCTGTCAAGAAGTTCAAAAGAGATCCCATCAATCAAATGCAATTCGTAATTTAACTTTAAACATGAAACCAAACAAGAGTATCAAGTGTTCAAGGAACATTTACAACATAAAATAATGGTATTCAGAAAAGCAAGTGAAAGACTTTGGAACGCAGCATCATCCCAACCTTTTCCAATTTATAGACACAAGgaaaccaaaaaacaaaaaaaaaaaagaaggggggAAAAAATAAGGTTGACATTTCTGTGCCTATGGTAACTACAATAGTAAAACCGACAAGCTTATATTGAAGCCATAGAGATGCAACCAACAGAAACATAAAACAATGTCTTAAGGCAATAGCATGCTTATGATACTCACATAGAATAGCTTTCAACGATTTTATGCATTTCATGGCTTCATGGGATGTCAAGTCACCTTCAAGGCAATATGTGGAATGTACTGTCAATTTATTGGATATTCAGGTACTGGCAGTGTAAGTAGCAGCCTGTAAATTTTTACGCAGATTGCGAGTTGGCTTCTTAGTGTAACAAGAATTCCATTCTCCACCATCCTGAGCATAGTAATCCATGGGATAATCCACAACAACCTCATCCTTCTCCTTCCTATCTCCACTATTACTCGCACAACATGATTTATTCTCAGAACGCTCTGATCCACTGCTGCAACTCAACTCCACACCAGCCTTTGATTTCCTCTCCCACCACCCTGGTAAATCACCAAGAGCAATCTCTGCTTCAAAAGTAGTCAAAAGCGGCTTCCCAAATGCATCCCCCCAATCAATTGACAACCTTGGACAAGCAATTTGAACCCAAGCATCCACTGAGTCCTCAAACAATGCAATCCTTTGAGGAGATAACTCAGACATCAAAACCACCATCCAATCCAAACCTTTCTCCGTCATCTTCCCTTCCAGCCTCTCCAAAATCCTCGGATTCCCTTGCCTCCCCAACGTCCCCAACACAAGCCCCCAATTCTTAGCCCCTCTTGCCCTCTCAATCGCCCTCCTTCTCTCCTCCTTCATTCCATCATAATCATACTCCTCCAAAAACAACTTCCCCAAAAACGGATCATACCTAAATGTTTTAACCCCAGGATTTGCTATCATAAACGCCTCCAAATGAAACCTCCCATCCGCCACAAATATTATAACCTcctcattttcctcctttccctCCCTCTCAACACGGGTGAATTCTTTATTGATACTCACACTAGGGGCAGTGCACCCCAGTACTTCCCCAGCGGACAGGGGTTTTGCCTGGGGaactaaaaccctaaaccctaatttctcCAACTCGGGCTTTACAGCCCTAATAGCATGGGAAAATTGTATGGTCCCAGCTAaaataaagctgaaattttcagaactcgaaaatttcagctttatttGATTAAACAATTTATTACTATCAATAAATATCTCAACGAATATATATAAGCAAGGAATAGCAGTAAAATCAATGGGAACAAGGCAACTATGACCGAAGTGGATTAACAGGTCGGCGGAGAGAGCGGCGGCTGAGAGGTCGTCGACGCAGCACGCGCCGTATGTGACGTCACCAAGGACGAAGCAGTGGGTGACGGAAGTAAAGGTCTGGAGGATATCGGAGATGATGAGAGAGTACATGAGAAGGCCTTCCGGGAACTGGAGGGCAACGCGCTTTGCGGCTGAGGAGCGAACGCGCCACACGCACTTGTGGATTTCGAAATTGTAATTGGATGGTAAGACGGAGATGGCAGAGTTCAGAGCGGCGTCGTTCAGGATTGAGTCCGGAATTTGGTTTTTTACAAAGCGTTTGGGGCGGGCTTTGGAGGCGGCGGCTGGCGGTGGAAGGCGGAGGAGGTCGCTGGATTTCGGGTCGGCTTGATCCATTTTTATGGTGATTTTGTAATATGGGTGGGGGGCCTATTGGAGCTTTTGTAGAAAGTGGAGGGAAATTAGAGTTAGAAGGCGCTATCACGCCTTGAAGTGCAAGGGTAAGGGGGCGAAAAGAAGGCACAACTGCGAGACAGTACATAAACCACGCTTTTTCCACGGAAGTGTCAGTTTGTCCACTTAATAATCACGCCTTCCAGGTAGTAGTTTTACTGGTAAAATAACGATTTGGAGAATCGAGAAAGAAGGCGTGTCCTGATTCGGCAAGCTAAAACTCATAGCTTCGGTAGTAAGGGCGATTCAGGATTAAATATGTTGAAATAAGGATGACAACTGCTAGGGAAATCCCAACCAGCCGTGAGTGTCCAACCCGATGGTTAATCCGATTATTCAATCAATGGGTTATccttagaggtggcaaaatgggcgggatgggcgagatttgcttgggtttgtgatggaaccgagtcatatgggtttgggcccaaccttacccatatgtgttttgggactaacttgggcgggatcactttgggatgggtttagattgatcccgcccaatacccaaatctattttctacatattttttttcctttaattcatttttattttttatataattttaatatttttgatttattaaattttttttagttttattaaataaacatgcaagtgctttatactcaggattcccataaaaaattggattaacaaataaaggaaaaaatagatatacagtcatattccaacatata from Coffea eugenioides isolate CCC68of chromosome 8, Ceug_1.0, whole genome shotgun sequence encodes the following:
- the LOC113779268 gene encoding 26S proteasome non-ATPase regulatory subunit 13 homolog A — protein: MAALQYLETLRNVHPELSEWYDSLADLYQRKLWHQLTQKLEQFVALSVFQAGDTLIQLYHNFIADFETKINLLKLAHFAVIVSRQYSEREAAISYLEGVIEKLRNTRELRIEEPILYIKMQKALLKLQQGDQKECKKLLDEGKSTLDSMTDIDPSVYASYYWVSSQYYKARQEFAEFYKSALLFLAYTSVETLSDSFKLDLAFDLSLSALLGENIYNFGELLAHPIIKSLLGTKVEWLYYILEAFNTGDLVRYQELCNVHRAALSSQPALVQNEKKLMEKINILCLMEIIFSRPSEDRTIPLSLIAERTKLSVEDVEFLLMKSLSVHLIEGVIDQVDGLVHVTWVQPRVLGIPQIKSLRDRLDNWVGKVHTALVSVEAETPDLVAA
- the LOC113779161 gene encoding 2-(3-amino-3-carboxypropyl)histidine synthase subunit 1, which codes for MDQADPKSSDLLRLPPPAAASKARPKRFVKNQIPDSILNDAALNSAISVLPSNYNFEIHKCVWRVRSSAAKRVALQFPEGLLMYSLIISDILQTFTSVTHCFVLGDVTYGACCVDDLSAAALSADLLIHFGHSCLVPIDFTAIPCLYIFVEIFIDSNKLFNQIKLKFSSSENFSFILAGTIQFSHAIRAVKPELEKLGFRVLVPQAKPLSAGEVLGCTAPSVSINKEFTRVEREGKEENEEVIIFVADGRFHLEAFMIANPGVKTFRYDPFLGKLFLEEYDYDGMKEERRRAIERARGAKNWGLVLGTLGRQGNPRILERLEGKMTEKGLDWMVVLMSELSPQRIALFEDSVDAWVQIACPRLSIDWGDAFGKPLLTTFEAEIALGDLPGWWERKSKAGVELSCSSGSERSENKSCCASNSGDRKEKDEVVVDYPMDYYAQDGGEWNSCYTKKPTRNLRKNLQAATYTAST